tgagaagctaTCACAAGCTGAGTAAacggcatgccaagtgggtggcATACTTGCAAGAGTTCACCTTTACGCTGAGGCACCAAGCATGGAGTCTGAACCGCATCGTAGATGCCCTGAGCCATCGTGCCTTACTCCTCACCACCATGAGTACCAAAGTTGCAGGCTTTGAGACTTTCACAGATATGTATGTAGCTGATCCTTCCTTTGGAAGGATATTTCAGGAGGTAACTGATGGTCACCGTCATGATTTTATTTTGCATAATGGGTATCTGTTTCGTAGATTACAGTTGTGCATTCCAGATTGTTCATTGAGGCAGCAAATTATAATTGAGCTTCATAATGAGGGAAACTTTGGCCGAGATAAGACATTGGCCCTTATGTCTTCTAACTTTTCTTGGCCCAAGTTGACTAGTGATGTGGCCCATTATGTGGACCGTTGTTATGTGTGCCAGCGGTCTAAGGGAGTTCTCACCAATGAGGGCTTGTACACTTCCTTACCTGTTCTTGAAGCTCCTCGGTTTGATGTGAGCATGGATTTTGTATTGGGCTTACCCCGCACCCAAAGGGCCTTGGATTCTATCTTTGTTGTGATTGACAGGTTTTCCAAGATGGCCCATTTTGTAGCTTGCAGGAAGACTATGGATGCTGTCTGGATTGCCCATCTTTATTTCAGGGAGATTGTGCATTTACGTGGTGTTCCTCGATCCATCACTTCAGATCGTGATACCAAGTTCATCAGTCATTTCTGGAAGAGCCTGTGGGGGAAACTGGGAACACAGTTGAATTTTAGTAGCGCCTACCACCCCAAGACGGATGGCCAGACTGAGGTGGTGAACCGGAGTTTGGGCAACCTTTTGAAGTGTTTGGCAGGAACTAAGCCAAAGCAGTGGGATTTGGCATTGCCTCAAGCAGAATTCGCCTACAACAGATcaaaaaacagaaccacaggcttaagcccatttgagattgtctatGGTCAGAACACATCCAGGGTGCTGGACTTAGCCCCTATTCCACGTATAGGATGTTTCAGTCCGAAAGCAGATGAGATGGCAGAGCATCTTCGGGTTATCCATGAGCAGGTGAAACAAACCATTCATGAGAGTAATACCAAGTACAAGACTCGGGTTGACAGTCATCGTCGTCAGGTActttttgatgttggtgattttgtttgggCTGTATTAACTCGTGATCGTTTTCTTGTTGGCGAGTATAATAAGCTTAAGGATCGGAAGATTGGACCTTGTGAGGTAGTGCAGAAGATCAATGATAATGCTTACAGGTTGCGTCTTCCCAGTCATTTGAAGACTTCTGATGTCTTTAATGTGACGCACCTAAGTCCTTGTTTTGTGGATTCTGAGGACACTACTCTGAACTCGAGGACGAGTTCTTTCCAACCCGAGGCGACTGATGCAGAGGGATCagagacagatgatgctgagctgtcagattgcacctagatggcgctgagataccatgagttggcagatcagcgcaaaggagaaaattgattgtgatatattACTAATTGGGGCCGTTTAAagtgcgtttcagtcttttggccataactttggctacggaCGTCGGAATCGCGCTGTCCACATTGAGCATAGCTCCATGTGCCCTTTtttttacctcaaattttgttgttttccactctgaatcactagttttagttatttttttattatttatggtaatatttcgtttgtcagttaggaagtcatttcAAACCCGATTTGGGCCCATTTTTTGTAgattgctttttttattttgaatttcaatttggagtgattttcgggattttgctatttttgacaaaatttggataaacacgatttttggctataacagtccggcttgtgAACTGATTTTTCattattgcttgatttgataatattcagttaaaccctagagattTTTCTCTCTGTGTTTTGGGCAATTTTCTCCTCTTCTTCCCTGTGAATCATCTGCTGGAACTTGCCTGCAAGATAATCGCTATTATGTCCGGCGTCAGAAGCAttgagaggggaaaaaaaaaaggcaaactaCTTTAAGCCCAGAAGCAGAAGCAAGAAGCCCAAGTAACCAAATATTCGACCAAGTGCGAAGAAAAACTAGTCCAAAAACAATCCCTATCTTTTCAAATCAACTATCAGTTCAATCATGAGAATAAATCAGACCAAAGACATttcaaaattccaaaaaaaggaaagaaaaataagtaaaattcaaTGAAGTCCAAAActtattttccaaaaataccTTTCCCACTTGAACCATCTATCACATAAATCAAAATAGGTTTAAGAacactaataaaaaaaacttaattgtaATAAGAACACTAAATAATCTCGTTGAATTCTGGTGGTTACAACGGTTCCTCATCATCCAGTATGTCCTCAATAATGGTTCTGGGTTCATTAttcttttcaataatttatataCCACTATCATTCCAAGATAGGGAGGTTAAAAAAGGGAGATAAAGGAAAACGAATCAACGATACAAAGTCACTAACCTGAGAATGAAGGTTTTTTGTTTTATCCACCAGAAGCTCAATCTTTTCTCCACGGTCGAGAACCTATACAGAAAAATtgttaataaaatgaaataccatagtcccaaacaaaaaaagaaaaaataggctTCTTGAGTTTAGCTGAAAAAAGATTCTATCAAAGAGAATATAACCTTTgaaattgacattttttttacaagtctTTGCTACTGACATATAGAAGAGAAAGCAACACCACCTTACCTTCTCTATATTTTCCATCATAGCTCTTTTGACTTCTGAAACCTGAGCTTCCACTTTAGCCAGCTTGCTGATATCCTTTGGATGATCTACACAATATTGCATCTGCTCCTTCAATTTAGGCCTAAATCACCAGGACCAAAATTTTGGCATTAAAGTaacttataaaatttaaaatgaatatccTATTTTACAGCAACAATATGATATActtcaaaaagaagaaaaagggataagcagatgaagaggaagaagaaaagattaCCCAAACTCCTTGTTGAGGCTATTGGCAACTATTGTTGCAGCTTTTCCTCCATCTTGTCTATGGATGAAATCCTCCTTGATTCGCTGAAGGATGGCAATTGGAATCTGTCGCCCTTTTTATTCCAGAAAAAATTTACTCCCTATATTTCCTTCGCTTCTTATTTAAGTTAAGAAGCTAGTTCCAACCCAAAAAAGGCCAAGTAACTCATCCTATATGCGGGTCTACATGATTTAGGTACTTTGAATTAAGCTTAAATGCCTAAACCCCAATGTATCAACTGAATGATATTGCATAGTCACTATTTTTCATTCTCACATAAGGGGAAAGAAACACAAGCAtatattactaaataaaaataaaaaatttaaagaaaacttTGACCAACAAGGACTATATCCATTCCATGGTTTTCAATCTTAGTTCTTAAGACTACACAAGAAAGTACATTACATTTTGATTTTATGGGAACAAACTTCACATGAACATTTATGACATTTCCTGCACATTTGAACAGAAAACCTTTCAACGAAACATACCTCAGACAGAAGCTCTGTATCATCCATAGCATGGAGATCCAAAAGCCCAGCACCAAAATCATCCCTAAACTCAGGAGAATAAAACCCATTAGATGTGGCTACCCCACTTGAAGTTTGAGCAGTATGCATGTATGGCTCAGaagcacaaaaaaagaaaaagaaaacaatacaagcacttaaaaaaaaaaaagccatcctaaactaatcgataggatCCTGTGTCGCTGAAGGACCATAATTGTGGCGGGGGCGCTGAACCTGGCCAACTTTCTGACCATGGTTGTGGCTGGGAGTTGAGATACCTAAGTCTTCATAAATGAAGTACATCAACAACAGCTAACATCTTTGGTGCTCATGAATAAAGAGATTCGGTCTATAACAGCTTTGAAGTTTATCTATGGTCCTGATTAGGTTAGTCTGATATTTTTTACAAGCCCCAATGGCTCACAattcaattttatgacatgaaTATAAAAACTTCAATGAATCAATTCAAACAATGgaaatagatttcttggaacATTAAAATCAACATTTCCAGTTCTTTATTACTGGGAACACATCAACCCAATAATCAATGCATCCATGCCTCTACACCAAACAcaacaatatattaaaaaaacaatgaaCAATGATGCCCctatgaaaataatttacacCAAAGATGCCTCTTCTGCATTGCTTGAggccaaaagaaacaaaaagaaaaaaaaaggattattCTAAAGTAAAGGTATCAAAGAAAAGGGGAAGCTTACTGGCGTATAAAATGCACCTCCACCGTAGTTTGATTGGCCCTGATCCTTTCCCTCAAGCGGTCAAATCCTATATATTAAAAGAAGTTCACAATCTCTGGGTCATAtcaaaagaggaagaaatagGGAAAAAAGCCACACTATAAAGTACAGGCAAAGAGTACATGGAGCATGAAAACTCTGTAACAATTAAGTGGAAAAGTATTTTACCGTCTGTGGGCCACCGGAAACATCTCCAAGGTTATTTCCATTAATAGGAGTATAAACATCTCAGCAAGCCATTCCCACTCCATCTAATCCCCATATTTTCTACTAGTATGTAACGTTCTTGCTACCAAGAACACTACTGCACTTCCTCAAACAACTCAGAACACTGAAAGAATACCAAGTAATGAAGAAACAAGAACTCTGCACGCAAAAGAATGTACCAAATGCAAGATTCCTATCACAAACAGAGGGAATAAGTGGAAGAAAGGTGGAGCCTTGGGAGTTTTCGAGAGACACCaaatggaggaagaagatgaagtctGAAATGTGAAGTCTGTTGGTCAAGAGAGTTAGGGGAAAGCAGCTTGTTCGCAGTCGTTGGATTACTCAGTTTGGTAGCACCTGAAGCTTACACGTGGAATTGCACAGACTCTTTTTAGTGCAGAATTACTATTAAGGACATTATTACAATTACTACATTATCAGCTTTTACATTTGTATTGTCTTTTATATCCTTGTTGTGGTGTCATCCTCTTATTGTTGTGGACCACTTTTCTGTTAGGCCTCTGCCGT
This sequence is a window from Carya illinoinensis cultivar Pawnee chromosome 9, C.illinoinensisPawnee_v1, whole genome shotgun sequence. Protein-coding genes within it:
- the LOC122276750 gene encoding vesicle-associated membrane protein 722-like, with translation MHTAQTSSGVATSNGFYSPEFRDDFGAGLLDLHAMDDTELLSEVCFVERFSVQMCRKWRQIPIAILQRIKEDFIHRQDGGKAATIVANSLNKEFGPKLKEQMQYCVDHPKDISKLAKVEAQVSEVKRAMMENIEKVLDRGEKIELLVDKTKNLHSQVSDFVSLIRFPLSPFFNLPILE